In one window of Blastopirellula marina DNA:
- a CDS encoding HEAT repeat domain-containing protein has product MKARYLLLFAAMLFCGTLSAAEPDVAKLTTELKAGGDASYEAADELADAPADKAVPALTEALDSKDVELQRRAARSLAQFGKEADSAVPKLSSLLKSPVPKLRAYAAYALGKIGDKDMAALPQLVKLVTDEDAMVRRNALEAMLDLNLDPDKSLPILVNVLENADPALVLPVLSEMAEKGEQALPRLRTALKNERAAYWACLIAEAMGPKAAPLVPELTEVLKSSDPGTRMHALIALGEIGPEAKPAMEAVINALDTDTVPAVKYSAAFALASMEASKATDALKKAAEGEDAFLTLISYYAVAKLNPNDTMMAQTAATFLVEAMKSEDANVRAAAAHCLANLEASPDLLQPILADALRDADPRVVAKITDAIVKMGPQAMPEVVKGLQDEKLRWVSVSIIRRWGEAAPEAVAPLTEVLSTDDPQFQGEVLMAIGAIGDKAAGAVEAVKPFLAGESRGLKLNALYALGRMHQGALSAKGDIMPLLDSDDSFTKFAAAWALANIAPEDEEAAAKAVPILTESLAGTEEGYVPGEAAKALSMFGEKAKSALPALKKAADSGNEAAAEAIKAISK; this is encoded by the coding sequence ATGAAAGCCCGTTACTTGCTTCTATTTGCCGCAATGTTGTTTTGCGGCACCCTCTCGGCGGCTGAGCCAGATGTCGCCAAGCTCACCACCGAACTGAAAGCTGGTGGTGATGCGTCCTACGAGGCAGCCGATGAACTCGCCGACGCCCCTGCCGACAAAGCAGTGCCAGCGCTGACCGAAGCATTGGACTCGAAGGACGTAGAACTGCAGCGGCGTGCCGCTCGTAGCCTGGCTCAGTTTGGCAAGGAAGCTGATAGTGCGGTCCCTAAACTGTCGTCCCTGCTGAAAAGCCCAGTGCCAAAACTGCGTGCTTACGCCGCTTACGCGCTCGGCAAGATCGGCGACAAAGACATGGCAGCCCTACCTCAGTTGGTCAAATTGGTGACCGACGAAGATGCCATGGTTCGCCGCAATGCATTGGAAGCCATGCTCGACTTGAATCTCGATCCTGACAAGTCGTTGCCGATCTTGGTGAACGTGTTGGAGAATGCCGATCCAGCGTTGGTCTTGCCCGTTCTCAGCGAAATGGCAGAAAAAGGTGAACAGGCCCTTCCGCGACTCCGAACGGCCTTGAAGAATGAACGTGCCGCCTACTGGGCATGTTTGATTGCAGAAGCAATGGGTCCGAAAGCTGCTCCGCTGGTTCCTGAGCTGACCGAAGTTCTCAAGAGCAGCGATCCTGGCACACGAATGCACGCCCTGATCGCCCTGGGTGAGATTGGCCCAGAAGCTAAGCCAGCAATGGAAGCGGTCATTAACGCGTTGGATACCGATACGGTTCCCGCTGTGAAGTATTCGGCTGCGTTCGCCCTGGCTTCGATGGAAGCTTCTAAGGCCACCGATGCACTTAAGAAAGCAGCTGAAGGGGAAGATGCCTTCCTGACGCTGATCAGCTACTACGCGGTCGCTAAGCTCAATCCAAACGATACCATGATGGCCCAGACGGCAGCGACCTTCCTGGTCGAAGCCATGAAAAGCGAAGACGCCAACGTCCGAGCGGCCGCTGCTCACTGCCTAGCCAACTTGGAAGCCTCGCCTGACCTGCTTCAACCGATCTTGGCAGATGCCCTCCGCGATGCGGATCCACGCGTTGTGGCAAAGATCACCGATGCCATCGTCAAGATGGGACCGCAGGCCATGCCGGAAGTTGTTAAGGGGCTTCAAGACGAAAAGCTTCGCTGGGTCTCGGTAAGCATCATTCGTCGTTGGGGTGAAGCAGCTCCAGAAGCGGTGGCCCCTCTGACCGAAGTCCTCTCGACGGACGATCCCCAATTCCAAGGCGAAGTCCTGATGGCGATTGGTGCGATCGGCGACAAGGCTGCGGGTGCCGTGGAAGCGGTTAAGCCGTTCCTTGCTGGCGAATCGCGTGGCTTGAAGCTGAACGCTTTGTACGCCTTGGGTCGCATGCACCAAGGGGCATTATCCGCCAAAGGCGATATCATGCCACTGCTTGATAGCGATGACAGCTTCACGAAGTTTGCCGCCGCTTGGGCGTTGGCTAACATCGCTCCGGAAGACGAAGAAGCGGCTGCCAAGGCAGTTCCGATTCTAACGGAATCGCTGGCTGGTACCGAAGAAGGTTACGTTCCTGGCGAAGCCGCCAAGGCCTTGTCCATGTTTGGCGAGAAAGCCAAGTCGGCGCTACCTGCTCTGAAGAAGGCCGCCGACTCTGGCAACGAAGCCGCCGCAGAAGCGATCAAAGCGATCTCGAAGTAG